From the Salvelinus fontinalis isolate EN_2023a chromosome 35, ASM2944872v1, whole genome shotgun sequence genome, one window contains:
- the LOC129834547 gene encoding unconventional myosin-Ie-like isoform X1 — MGSRGHYRYHWQSHNVKQSGVDDMVLLSKINEDAIVDNLKKRYMDDYIFTYIGPVLISVNPFKQMPYFGDKEVEMYQGAAQYENPPHIYALADNMYRNMMIDRENQCVIISGESGAGKTVAAKYIMGYISRVSGGGPKVQHIKDIILQSNPLLEAFGNAKTVRNNNSSRFGKYFEIQFSSGGEPDGGKISNFLLEKSRVVMRNPGERSFHIFYQLIEGATGEQKSSLGITSLDYYNYLNQSGSYKVDDINDKSDFQETMHAMEVIGISGEDRGLVLQIVAGVLHLGNINFREAGNYAAVESEEFLAFPAFLLGIDQKRLKEKLTSRKMDSKWGSSMESIDVTLNVEQACYTRDALSKALHSRVFDFLVESINKAIVKVHQEFNIGVLDIYGFEIFQKNGFEQFCINFVNEKLQQIFIELTLKAEQEEYIQEGIRWTPIEYFNNKIVCDLIESKLNPPGIMSILDDVCATMHAVGEGADQTMLQKLRVAINSHEHFNSWNQGFIIHHYAGKVSYDAEGFCERNRDVLFSDLIELMQSSEIAFIRALFPDNLNAEKKGRPTTAGSKIKKQANDLVQTLMKCTPHYIRCIKPNETKKPKDWEESRVKHQVEYLGLKENIRVRRAGYAYRRLFRKFLNRYAILTKESWPTWRGDEKQGVLHLLRAVNMDQDQFQLGCTKVFIKAPESLFLLEETRERKFDSHARAIQKAWRKYVARKKYVQMREEASDLLVNRKERRRHSLNRNFVGDYLGMDDRPELRQFLAKREKIDFADKVTKYDRRFKGIKRDLILTPKCMYLIGREKVKQGPEKGQVNEVLKRRIDVEKILAVSLSTMQDDLLILHEQEYDSLLECTFKTEFISLLARRFEERTQRKLPLKFGTTLELKLKKENWGFLSGGGSRQVMFVQGQGDVAVTKPSSKTLQVSIGAGLPKNTRPTKKSFTQSRSNVSRTHQNTPTRAAPGPPVAYQNGGPKNTNHIANQRNASQHSNQRPPSTGNGSRPFLPNNVILKERGSNHPKPNQPNLDCLKVPDQGAAGNGGARTASNGGIVQRQSVSRPPPGGGRPKPAPKPKPQVPQCKALYAYDAQDTDELSFNADDVIDIIKEDASGWWTGRLRAKQGLFPNNYVSKI, encoded by the exons ACTTACATTGGCCCTGTGCTCATCTCTGTTAACCCGTTCAAGCAGATGCCATACTTTGGGGACAAGGAAGTGGAGATGTATCAGGGCGCG GCCCAGTATGAGAACCCTCCTCACATCTACGCCCTGGCAGACAACATGTACAGAAACATGATGATCGACAGGGAGAACCAGTGTGTCATCATCAG TGGAGAGAGTGGTGCAGGGAAGACTGTAGCAGCCAAATACATCATGGGCTACATCTCCAGAGTATCCGGAGGAGGACCCAAAGTGCAG cacatcaaagacatcatcctccagtccaaccctCTCCTGGAGGCCTTCGGGAACGCCAAGACAGTGAGGAACAACAACTCCAGCAGATTT GGGAAATACTTTGAGATCCAGTTCAGCTCCGGCGGCGAGCCAGATGGAGGGAAAATCTCCAACTTCCTGTTGGAGAAATCACGCGTCGTCATGAGGAATCCTGGAGAGAGAAGCTTCCATATATTCTATCAG TTGATAGAGGGAGCCACTGGAGAACAGAAGAGCAGCCTCGGAATCACAAGCCTAGATTACTACAATTACCTCAATCAGTCTGGATCCTACAAAGTGGATGACATCAACGACAAAAGTGATTTTCAGGAAACTATG CATGCCATGGAGGTGATTGGCATCTCAGGGGAGGACCGTGGCCTGGTGCTGCAGATCGTAGCCGGAGTCCTGCACCTTGGGAACATCAACTTCAGGGAAGCAGGGAACTACGCCGCTGTTGAGAGCGAGGAGT tcctGGCCTTCCCTGCGTTTTTGCTGGGGATTGACCAAAAGCGGCTGAAGGAGAAGTTGACCAGCAGGAAGATGGACAGCAAGTGGGGCAGTTCCATGGAGTCCATCGACGTGACACTGAATGTGGAGCAGGCGTGTTACACACGGGACGCCCTGTCCAAGGCCCTGCACTCACGTGTTTTTGACTTCCTAGTAGAG TCCATCAACAAAGCCATCGTGAAGGTTCATCAAGAGTTTAATATTGGCGTGTTGGATATCTATGGATTTGAAATATTCCAA AAAAATGGCTTTGAGCAGTTCTGCATCAACTTTGTGAATGAGAAACTGCAACAGATCTTCATTGAGCTCACGCTTAAAGCTGAGCAG gaggagtATATACAAGAAGGCATCCGGTGGACTCCTATCGAATACTTTAACAACAAGATTGTCTGCGATCTCATTGAGAGCAAACTG AACCCCCCTGGCATCATGAGTATCCTGGATGACGTGTGTGCCACCATGCACGCGGTGGGCGAGGGGGCGGACCAGACCATGCTGcagaagctgagggtggccatcAACTCCCATGAACACTTCAACAGCTGGAACCAAGGCTTCATCATCCACCACTACGCTGGCAAG GTGTCCTACGACGCAGAGGGCTTCTGTGAAAGGAACCGTGACGTCCTCTTCAGTGACCTCATCGAGTTGATGCAAAGCAGCGAAAT AGCTTTCATCAGGGCCCTGTTTCCAGATAACCTCAACGCCGAAAAGAAAGGCAGGCCAACGACAGCGGGCAGTAAAATCAAG AAACAAGCGAATGACCTGGTCCAGACGCTGATGAAGTGCACCCCTCACTACATCCGCTGCATCAAACCCAATGAGACCAAGAAGCCTAAGGACTGGGAGGAGAGCCG GGTAAAGCACCAAGTGGAGTACCTGGGCCTGAAGGAGAACATCAGGGTGAGGCGCGCTGGCTATGCCTACCGCAGACTCTTCAGGAAGTTCCTCAACAG GTATGCCATCCTGACTAAGGAGTCGTGGCCTACATGGcgtggagatgagaagcagggtGTTCTTCATCTCCTACGTGCAGTCAACATGGACCAGGACCAGTTCCAGCTTGGATGCACAAAGGTCTTCATCAAAGCACCTGAGTCG CTCTTCCTGTTGGAGGAGACGAGGGAACGTAAGTTTGACAGCCACGCCAGGGCCATCCAGAAAGCCTGGCGCAAGTATGTGGCCCGCAAGAAGTACGTTCAGATGAGGGAGGAAG CCTCTGACCTGCTGGTgaacaggaaggagaggaggagacacagcCTCAATAGGAACTTTGTGGGGGACTACCTCGGTATGGACGACAGGCCTGAGCTACGACAGTTCCTGGCCAAGAGGGAAAAGATTGACTTCGCTGACAAAGTCACAAAATACGACCGTCGCTTCAAA GGCATTAAGAGAGACTTGATATTGACCCCGAAGTGTATGTACCTGATTGGTAGAGAAAAGGTGAAGCAGGGCCCTGAGAAAGGTCAGGTGAACGAGGTGCTGAAGAGGCGGATTGATGTGGAGAAGATCCTGGCTGTGTCtctcag cACGATGCAGGACGACCTGCTGATCCTGCATGAGCAGGAGTATGACAGCCTGCTGGAGTGCACCTTTAAGACCGAGTTCATCAGTCTGCTGGCCCGCAGGTTCGAGGAGAGGACCCAGAGGAAGCTGCCGCTCAAGTTTGGCACCAC acTGGAGCTGAAGCTGAAGAAGGAGAACTGGGGTTTCCTGAGTGGAGGCGGCTCCAGACAGGTGATGTTTGTCCAGGGCCAGGGGGACGTGGCTGTCACAAAGCCCTCCAGTAAGACGCTGCAGGTCAGCATTGGAGCCGGGCTGCCCAAGAACACAC GTCCCACCAAGAAAAGCTTCACTCAGAGTCGCTCCAACGTGTCCAGAACCCATCAGAACACTCCCACACGGGCTGCCCCTGGGCCTCCAG TTGCCTATCAGAATGGTGGTCCGAAAAACACCAACCACATAGCCAATCAGAGGAACGCCTCACAGCATTCCAATCAGAGGCCTCCGTCAACAGGCAATGGGTCCCGCCCCTTTCTACCCAACAACGTCATTCTGAAGGAGAGAGGCAGCAACCATCCTAAGCCCAACCAGCCAAACCTGGACTGTCTGAAGGTCCCTGACCAGGGGGCGGCAGG TAACGGAGGCGCCCGGACAGCTTCGAATGGAGGAAT TGTCCAAAGACAGTCGGTCAGTAGACCACCCCCAGGTGGGGGGCGACCCAAACCTGCCCCCAAACCCAAGCCCCAGGTGCCCCAGTGTAAAGCCCTTTATGCCTATGATGCTCAGGACACAGATGAGCTCAGCTTCAATGCAGACGACGTCATCGACATCATCAAGGAAG ATGCTTCTGGCTGGTGGACGGGGAGGCTACGGGCAAAGCAAGGCCTGTTCCCCAACAACTACGTCAGCAAGATCTAG
- the LOC129834547 gene encoding unconventional myosin-Ie-like isoform X2: MGSRGHYRYHWQSHNVKQSGVDDMVLLSKINEDAIVDNLKKRYMDDYIFTYIGPVLISVNPFKQMPYFGDKEVEMYQGAAQYENPPHIYALADNMYRNMMIDRENQCVIISGESGAGKTVAAKYIMGYISRVSGGGPKVQHIKDIILQSNPLLEAFGNAKTVRNNNSSRFGKYFEIQFSSGGEPDGGKISNFLLEKSRVVMRNPGERSFHIFYQLIEGATGEQKSSLGITSLDYYNYLNQSGSYKVDDINDKSDFQETMHAMEVIGISGEDRGLVLQIVAGVLHLGNINFREAGNYAAVESEEFLAFPAFLLGIDQKRLKEKLTSRKMDSKWGSSMESIDVTLNVEQACYTRDALSKALHSRVFDFLVESINKAIVKVHQEFNIGVLDIYGFEIFQKNGFEQFCINFVNEKLQQIFIELTLKAEQEEYIQEGIRWTPIEYFNNKIVCDLIESKLNPPGIMSILDDVCATMHAVGEGADQTMLQKLRVAINSHEHFNSWNQGFIIHHYAGKVSYDAEGFCERNRDVLFSDLIELMQSSEIAFIRALFPDNLNAEKKGRPTTAGSKIKKQANDLVQTLMKCTPHYIRCIKPNETKKPKDWEESRVKHQVEYLGLKENIRVRRAGYAYRRLFRKFLNRYAILTKESWPTWRGDEKQGVLHLLRAVNMDQDQFQLGCTKVFIKAPESLFLLEETRERKFDSHARAIQKAWRKYVARKKYVQMREEASDLLVNRKERRRHSLNRNFVGDYLGMDDRPELRQFLAKREKIDFADKVTKYDRRFKGIKRDLILTPKCMYLIGREKVKQGPEKGQVNEVLKRRIDVEKILAVSLSTMQDDLLILHEQEYDSLLECTFKTEFISLLARRFEERTQRKLPLKFGTTLELKLKKENWGFLSGGGSRQVMFVQGQGDVAVTKPSSKTLQVSIGAGLPKNTRPTKKSFTQSRSNVSRTHQNTPTRAAPGPPVAYQNGGPKNTNHIANQRNASQHSNQRPPSTGNGSRPFLPNNVILKERGSNHPKPNQPNLDCLKVPDQGAAGVQRQSVSRPPPGGGRPKPAPKPKPQVPQCKALYAYDAQDTDELSFNADDVIDIIKEDASGWWTGRLRAKQGLFPNNYVSKI, translated from the exons ACTTACATTGGCCCTGTGCTCATCTCTGTTAACCCGTTCAAGCAGATGCCATACTTTGGGGACAAGGAAGTGGAGATGTATCAGGGCGCG GCCCAGTATGAGAACCCTCCTCACATCTACGCCCTGGCAGACAACATGTACAGAAACATGATGATCGACAGGGAGAACCAGTGTGTCATCATCAG TGGAGAGAGTGGTGCAGGGAAGACTGTAGCAGCCAAATACATCATGGGCTACATCTCCAGAGTATCCGGAGGAGGACCCAAAGTGCAG cacatcaaagacatcatcctccagtccaaccctCTCCTGGAGGCCTTCGGGAACGCCAAGACAGTGAGGAACAACAACTCCAGCAGATTT GGGAAATACTTTGAGATCCAGTTCAGCTCCGGCGGCGAGCCAGATGGAGGGAAAATCTCCAACTTCCTGTTGGAGAAATCACGCGTCGTCATGAGGAATCCTGGAGAGAGAAGCTTCCATATATTCTATCAG TTGATAGAGGGAGCCACTGGAGAACAGAAGAGCAGCCTCGGAATCACAAGCCTAGATTACTACAATTACCTCAATCAGTCTGGATCCTACAAAGTGGATGACATCAACGACAAAAGTGATTTTCAGGAAACTATG CATGCCATGGAGGTGATTGGCATCTCAGGGGAGGACCGTGGCCTGGTGCTGCAGATCGTAGCCGGAGTCCTGCACCTTGGGAACATCAACTTCAGGGAAGCAGGGAACTACGCCGCTGTTGAGAGCGAGGAGT tcctGGCCTTCCCTGCGTTTTTGCTGGGGATTGACCAAAAGCGGCTGAAGGAGAAGTTGACCAGCAGGAAGATGGACAGCAAGTGGGGCAGTTCCATGGAGTCCATCGACGTGACACTGAATGTGGAGCAGGCGTGTTACACACGGGACGCCCTGTCCAAGGCCCTGCACTCACGTGTTTTTGACTTCCTAGTAGAG TCCATCAACAAAGCCATCGTGAAGGTTCATCAAGAGTTTAATATTGGCGTGTTGGATATCTATGGATTTGAAATATTCCAA AAAAATGGCTTTGAGCAGTTCTGCATCAACTTTGTGAATGAGAAACTGCAACAGATCTTCATTGAGCTCACGCTTAAAGCTGAGCAG gaggagtATATACAAGAAGGCATCCGGTGGACTCCTATCGAATACTTTAACAACAAGATTGTCTGCGATCTCATTGAGAGCAAACTG AACCCCCCTGGCATCATGAGTATCCTGGATGACGTGTGTGCCACCATGCACGCGGTGGGCGAGGGGGCGGACCAGACCATGCTGcagaagctgagggtggccatcAACTCCCATGAACACTTCAACAGCTGGAACCAAGGCTTCATCATCCACCACTACGCTGGCAAG GTGTCCTACGACGCAGAGGGCTTCTGTGAAAGGAACCGTGACGTCCTCTTCAGTGACCTCATCGAGTTGATGCAAAGCAGCGAAAT AGCTTTCATCAGGGCCCTGTTTCCAGATAACCTCAACGCCGAAAAGAAAGGCAGGCCAACGACAGCGGGCAGTAAAATCAAG AAACAAGCGAATGACCTGGTCCAGACGCTGATGAAGTGCACCCCTCACTACATCCGCTGCATCAAACCCAATGAGACCAAGAAGCCTAAGGACTGGGAGGAGAGCCG GGTAAAGCACCAAGTGGAGTACCTGGGCCTGAAGGAGAACATCAGGGTGAGGCGCGCTGGCTATGCCTACCGCAGACTCTTCAGGAAGTTCCTCAACAG GTATGCCATCCTGACTAAGGAGTCGTGGCCTACATGGcgtggagatgagaagcagggtGTTCTTCATCTCCTACGTGCAGTCAACATGGACCAGGACCAGTTCCAGCTTGGATGCACAAAGGTCTTCATCAAAGCACCTGAGTCG CTCTTCCTGTTGGAGGAGACGAGGGAACGTAAGTTTGACAGCCACGCCAGGGCCATCCAGAAAGCCTGGCGCAAGTATGTGGCCCGCAAGAAGTACGTTCAGATGAGGGAGGAAG CCTCTGACCTGCTGGTgaacaggaaggagaggaggagacacagcCTCAATAGGAACTTTGTGGGGGACTACCTCGGTATGGACGACAGGCCTGAGCTACGACAGTTCCTGGCCAAGAGGGAAAAGATTGACTTCGCTGACAAAGTCACAAAATACGACCGTCGCTTCAAA GGCATTAAGAGAGACTTGATATTGACCCCGAAGTGTATGTACCTGATTGGTAGAGAAAAGGTGAAGCAGGGCCCTGAGAAAGGTCAGGTGAACGAGGTGCTGAAGAGGCGGATTGATGTGGAGAAGATCCTGGCTGTGTCtctcag cACGATGCAGGACGACCTGCTGATCCTGCATGAGCAGGAGTATGACAGCCTGCTGGAGTGCACCTTTAAGACCGAGTTCATCAGTCTGCTGGCCCGCAGGTTCGAGGAGAGGACCCAGAGGAAGCTGCCGCTCAAGTTTGGCACCAC acTGGAGCTGAAGCTGAAGAAGGAGAACTGGGGTTTCCTGAGTGGAGGCGGCTCCAGACAGGTGATGTTTGTCCAGGGCCAGGGGGACGTGGCTGTCACAAAGCCCTCCAGTAAGACGCTGCAGGTCAGCATTGGAGCCGGGCTGCCCAAGAACACAC GTCCCACCAAGAAAAGCTTCACTCAGAGTCGCTCCAACGTGTCCAGAACCCATCAGAACACTCCCACACGGGCTGCCCCTGGGCCTCCAG TTGCCTATCAGAATGGTGGTCCGAAAAACACCAACCACATAGCCAATCAGAGGAACGCCTCACAGCATTCCAATCAGAGGCCTCCGTCAACAGGCAATGGGTCCCGCCCCTTTCTACCCAACAACGTCATTCTGAAGGAGAGAGGCAGCAACCATCCTAAGCCCAACCAGCCAAACCTGGACTGTCTGAAGGTCCCTGACCAGGGGGCGGCAGG TGTCCAAAGACAGTCGGTCAGTAGACCACCCCCAGGTGGGGGGCGACCCAAACCTGCCCCCAAACCCAAGCCCCAGGTGCCCCAGTGTAAAGCCCTTTATGCCTATGATGCTCAGGACACAGATGAGCTCAGCTTCAATGCAGACGACGTCATCGACATCATCAAGGAAG ATGCTTCTGGCTGGTGGACGGGGAGGCTACGGGCAAAGCAAGGCCTGTTCCCCAACAACTACGTCAGCAAGATCTAG